The Streptomyces sp. A2-16 sequence TGTCGGGACAATCACCCAAGCGGGCGAGCTGGACGGTTGCGGCTGCGGAGCTGGCTGCTCGTGCTGTCCGCCTGCCGCGGACGCGGGTGCTTGACGGCATGTGGGACTCGGGCCGCATCGGCAGCACGGGTTCCCGTCGCACACGGTCGTCGCCGTCCGCACGTCCCCGGAAGGCTCCTGTGGCGGCGTGTTCTCCCCGGAACAGGAGGGATGGACCTGTCGGTCGTGACGCTCGTTTGACGCTCTGGGCGCCTTCAGGCGGGTCCATGAGCCGAGAAAAAGGCCCTGACCTGGTCTTTTCCGGAACCCACTCAGGCCGACATCTTCCCGATGACATACCGGATGGCATCGATCACGTTGCGGCGGGGATGTTTTTCCGGGCGGCCGCCTGTGGGTAACTCGCAGGCCGGGACAGGCAGCAGCGGTTCGAGGACGGCCCATTCGGCGTCCGTGGTGTCACTGGGGTAGCACGGCTCGCGTGCGATCGGCGGCTGGGTCTCGTTCGCGCTGGTCATCAGCGTTCCATCCGGGTGAGGACTTCCAGGGTGGCCTTCACCCCGCCGAGCTGTTCGAGGACGAGCCGGATCCATTCGTCCTCAGCCTCCTTCTTCGCGTGCGGGGCGACGATCCCGGTGATGAAGTTGGTGACCCGATGCAGCTCGGAGCGGAACACCGCCCGCTCGTAGGCGATCCACACGCCGCTGTCGTCGGACAGCTGAAACCCCTCGCTCCGGCTGTAGGTCACGGGAGGCAGTCCTTCCTTGACCGCGATCTTCCGCAAGTACCGCAGGCCAGCCCACACCTGCGACGGAGTGCGTTTGGTCGCCCGGCACAGCTGCTTGAGCGACAGTCCCGCCGGCCGCGCCTCCTGCAGGGCCTTCTTCACCGCGCTGCCGTGCACGTGGGCGGGCAGCCCCGCCCGTTTCACTACTGGTCCCGAAGGAGTTGGGCGAGCTGTTCGTCCAGGTCGAACCTGCCCGTGGCCACGGCCGATTCCATCCAGTCGGCCGTCGCGCGGATCTTCTCGGCCTGCCGCCCCAGCATCTCCGCCTGGGCCTGGGTCAGGTCGTGCGTGCGCAGCTTGGGCACCAGGCGGGCGGCGCCGGCGATGAAGCCCTGGCAGACCGCGATCAGGTCGCTGTACTCCATCGACTTCCTCCAACTGCGGACGATGCGGGAGGGGTCGTCGAACCGGTCAGCTTCTCCGTCGGCGCCGAAGGTGTTGTCGTAGTCCTCTTCGAACTCGTCCTCCTCCAGCAGCTCGACCTGCTCGAACTGGGCCTCGTTCACGTTCTCCCGGGCCGTGGCGTCACGCATCGCATTGAAGGCGATCTCTGGACGGCGCAGGAAGTCAGTGGCCACCGCCGCGGCGACCGCCTCGTCGTCGCGTACGAGCTCGTGAACGGCGGCGACCTTCTCCTGCGCGGTGGCCGGGCTGTCGGGCTTCCAGCCCACCGCCTTCTTCGCCAGCTCACCGGTCCACTGCCGCAGTCCGGTGCGTTCGTTCAGCGGCGGGTCCTTGATGAGCTCGAAGCGGTCCGGGCAGGAGGCCAGGATCCGGTGGACGTCGTAGGACACGCCGGGCTGCCGGCGCTCCTGCGGCCACTGCGCGGCCACCCACCGCTGGGTCCGCACGGTGAAGAAGGAGAGCCCCACCCGATCGGCGAACAGCCGCAGCGATTCCTCCACGCTCAGCTGGTCCTCGTCCTCGACGGGGAGATGCCCGCCGTGACCACGCAGGGGCTCGATCTCCAGTGCGGCGTCCCCGAGGGCAAATTGGCACCGTGCATCCATTTCGACCTTGTCGAGCGAGTCACTCACCAGTACCTCGAACCGCTCCCGGTCCACACTCCCGATCGTCACGAGCACAGCGATCACCAACCCCGACGGCCGGAACGCGGCCCCTCACCGCGAATGACACCGGCCCGCCTGCTCCCGAGGGTTCACATCACCACCCATGACCGCCAGGGCCGACCGAATGCCCCCGGGTTCGTTCCGAACACCCCGTCGTTTGCGCTCGATCGTGTCCCCTCCTGACCCCCGGGGGAACGAAGCGGCCAACACCTTCGGCCGCCCGCGCTATCCGGCCTTCCACGCCGATGCTCGTCTCCTCAGCCGTGCCGGTAGGACACAGGGGATGACAAGAGTGACGATCCTCCAGCCGACGCCGGCATGATCCCAACCGACGAAGCCGGAGGGCAACATCACTTCACAAGCGCAGCTAGTTCACAGAGGCGAACCCTTACTCGCTCGGGGTTCAACTTAAGGCGTGACGGCGGGGGGAAAGCACCGTCACGGTTCTCACATTGAAATTCAGCGAAAGCCGAGTCCGATTCATTCTCCGGGGACTCTTCCGCCGAGGCGAAACACGTGATGTCCACGAAGATCCCTGCGACGACAAGCTCGGAACTGATGGCCACTGCGTGACTAAGCGTCACCAAGCCGTCGTCGGTACGGTCCGTTGTGACCTTGCCGCTACGATTCACACGTTCGCCCACGAATATGACCGACCTGCGCGAGCGGACTCCGCCAGCTCCATGAACTGTCAGTCCAGCGCGGCACCAGACCCTTGCGCTGCCATACAGGGGCAAGTCGGCACTCCCCGGCGCCGTCCACACCAAGTTCGCTGCGGTGCCCCGCTGCACGGGTGCGTGGCTCCACGTGTGCTCGACTTGAAGCTCGACACGCACGTCAAGGATGAGCGGCCCGTGCGCGAGCGGAGGCAACCCCGGTATGGGCGATTCGTGCGCAGGGAGCGCAACAGGGGCGCCTATCCAAGCCGTGGCCGTATTGAACGCCGAATTGGGCGGCGTCGACTCCGCGGACGGGTAGCGCTGTCCGTTGAGAGCGCCGGCACGTGCTGTGACCTCTAACGTCGCTGCCTCGGCATTGGCGCGAGAGAACATCGTCAGGCTTTCGTCCTCCGGGGACTGGAGCGAAAAAACGGGACGCTCCAACGCCTGGCAGTGAGCTAGCCGCATGTCTCCGATCGGCTCCGCTAAGACCTCGGGTTCCACCCCGAGGGCCCCGAGCGCAACAGCCCCGATCCGCTCGCGATTCCGCTCCTTGGGTCCGACAGGCAGGTTCGCCAACCGCTCGCCTAGAGTCTCGATCTCAGATTGAGACTCACCCATGAGTACTTCGTGCTGTGCCGCCAGCAGGACCTTTTCATCCTCTGGAGACCAGGAGATATCGGACATTCGACTGTCCTCCGACGCTCTGGTGAGGAAAGAACCGTCATCGTCCTCCCGTCGGCTCCGCTCACATAGGCTCGCCGTATGCGTAGTTGAGGCGTATATCGGCGACGGGCCGCGGCAGTCCGGTTCAAGCAGATACCAAAGGTGGCCCGGAGGCCGAGACGATGCCACCGTCAGGCCTGAGTCCGAGGTGATGGCCGCGGCCTCCGTGGGCCGTCTACTCGTGCTCGAACGCAATGGCTGCCTCAGCACATCACTGAACGGCCCTGCCACCCGTCACAGAACGTCACAGATCAGTGGTTCTGGCACAGCTTCTTACCGACCACGGAACCGGCGCCCTCTCCGGTACCGACGCCACCACCACCTACACACCCACAGCCGCCGGCACCGGCCCGCCGCACGCCGTCCAGGAAGCCACGATCAAGGGAGGCGCCAAGGACGGCCAGAAGAGCACCTTCACCTACGACGCGGCCGGCAACACCAGAAAGCGCACCACCGGAGCGAGCACCCAGGACCTCACGTGGGACGATGAAGGCCACCTCGCGACGCTCACTGAATCCGGCAAGACCACCAGTTACCTCTACGACGCCGACGGCAGCCGCATGATCACGCGTGACGCGGACGGGAGTCAGACCCTCACCCTCCCGGGCGACAACGAACTCAAGGTCACGAAGGACGGCGTCAAGCAAGGCGTGCGCTACTACACCCACGAAGACGAGACTGTCGCCGTGCGCACCAGCAGCGGCTTCTCGTTCCTCCTGCCTGACCACCAGGGCACGGCCCTGACCGCTGTCTCCATGACCACTCTCGCCATCACCCGCCGCAAGCAACTCCCCTTCGGCAGCCTGCGTTCCGAGACGAACACCGCACTCCCAGGAACCCGCGGTTTCGTCG is a genomic window containing:
- a CDS encoding DUF6192 family protein is translated as MTIGSVDRERFEVLVSDSLDKVEMDARCQFALGDAALEIEPLRGHGGHLPVEDEDQLSVEESLRLFADRVGLSFFTVRTQRWVAAQWPQERRQPGVSYDVHRILASCPDRFELIKDPPLNERTGLRQWTGELAKKAVGWKPDSPATAQEKVAAVHELVRDDEAVAAAVATDFLRRPEIAFNAMRDATARENVNEAQFEQVELLEEDEFEEDYDNTFGADGEADRFDDPSRIVRSWRKSMEYSDLIAVCQGFIAGAARLVPKLRTHDLTQAQAEMLGRQAEKIRATADWMESAVATGRFDLDEQLAQLLRDQ